The Pedobacter roseus genome contains a region encoding:
- a CDS encoding TonB-dependent receptor plug domain-containing protein, translating to MVKTSIRVPLKLKFTLLYTLSAFTALAQTVKPDSTKKLEDVTVKGYYNRQPLLRSVSAVSLIDSNLIRNQQSSSLVSTLNATPGVRMEERSPGSYRLSLRGSLLRSPFGIRNIKIYVDDFPLTDAGGNTYLNALDVAAVGTMEIYKGPEASIFGQIQVAPF from the coding sequence GTGGTTAAAACATCAATCCGTGTTCCCTTGAAATTAAAATTTACCCTACTCTATACTTTATCCGCATTTACAGCATTAGCCCAAACGGTTAAACCCGATTCAACCAAAAAACTGGAAGATGTGACCGTAAAAGGTTATTATAACCGCCAGCCTTTGTTAAGATCGGTATCGGCAGTGAGCTTAATTGATAGCAATTTGATCCGTAATCAGCAAAGCAGTTCTTTGGTCAGCACACTAAACGCCACTCCGGGAGTCAGAATGGAAGAACGCTCTCCGGGCAGTTACCGTTTATCCCTTCGTGGAAGTTTATTACGTTCACCATTCGGCATCAGAAATATTAAAATTTATGTTGATGATTTCCCTTTAACCGATGCAGGGGGCAATACCTATTTAAATGCGTTGGATGTGGCTGCCGTTGGTACGATGGAGATTTACAAAGGGCCGGAAGCCAGTATATTCGGGCAAATACAGGTGGCGCCCTTTTGA
- a CDS encoding DUF2116 family Zn-ribbon domain-containing protein: MERLCLDCGTPIKGRTDKKFCDDSCRNNYNNHLKTEDNLVLRRINSILKKNRTILAQFNPNGKAKISRKKLLSAGFNFDYHTYYYETQNGNCYIFCYEYGYLALKDEKILIVKREENLWLA; this comes from the coding sequence ATGGAACGCTTATGTTTAGATTGCGGAACCCCAATTAAAGGTAGAACCGACAAAAAATTCTGCGACGATTCTTGTCGCAACAATTATAACAACCACTTAAAAACCGAGGATAATCTGGTGCTTAGGCGGATTAACAGTATTTTAAAAAAGAACCGTACCATCCTCGCACAATTTAACCCGAATGGTAAAGCAAAGATCAGCCGTAAAAAGCTGTTATCAGCAGGTTTTAATTTTGATTACCATACTTACTATTACGAAACTCAAAATGGAAATTGTTATATTTTCTGCTATGAGTATGGTTACCTGGCTTTAAAGGATGAAAAAATATTGATAGTGAAAAGAGAAGAAAATCTATGGCTCGCATAA
- a CDS encoding alpha-ketoglutarate-dependent dioxygenase AlkB family protein — protein MAKNNIQTLDLFNTAINTDQNLLPYDGTVNYFAKLFSQQEADHYFDVLMNTVEWKNDEAFIMGKHIITKRKVAWYGDESYSYTYSNKSKTALPWTRELIELKRISEEQTGVTYNSCLLNLYHNGDEGMAYHSDDEKALAKDSAIASLSFGAERRFLFKHKQSKETVTLFLEHGSLLVMKDETQTNWLHRLPPTKKVNQPRINLTFRTMVV, from the coding sequence ATGGCTAAAAACAACATACAAACATTAGATTTATTTAATACAGCAATAAATACCGACCAAAACCTGCTTCCGTATGATGGAACGGTAAATTATTTCGCAAAATTATTTTCACAACAAGAAGCAGATCACTATTTCGATGTATTGATGAATACCGTTGAGTGGAAAAATGATGAAGCTTTTATTATGGGCAAACACATTATCACCAAAAGAAAAGTGGCCTGGTATGGGGATGAATCCTATTCTTACACCTATTCTAATAAATCTAAAACAGCTTTACCATGGACAAGAGAACTGATTGAACTTAAAAGAATTTCGGAAGAACAAACGGGCGTAACGTACAACTCTTGTTTACTAAATTTATATCATAACGGAGATGAAGGCATGGCTTACCACAGTGATGATGAAAAAGCTCTGGCGAAAGATTCGGCCATTGCATCTTTAAGTTTTGGCGCCGAAAGGAGATTTCTCTTCAAACACAAGCAGAGCAAAGAAACGGTTACTTTATTTTTAGAGCACGGCAGCTTGCTGGTGATGAAAGATGAAACGCAAACGAACTGGCTGCACCGCCTGCCTCCTACTAAAAAAGTAAATCAGCCAAGAATAAACCTCACCTTTAGAACAATGGTGGTTTAA
- a CDS encoding PQQ-dependent sugar dehydrogenase, with translation MKNKIFYTAILSTSVFLGCQSNSNKQPQGEDTTVTTKNGALDLPAPDTNAAKSKFSKVIGWPEGKTPIAPEGFVVTKFASNIKSPRNTYIAPNGDVLVALSNSERSAAESVANTVTGKAKSEVPGKSANTILLYRDDNKDGKPETVTTFLNGLNQPFGMLIIGNSFYVANTDGLWQYPYKTGDTKITATGKKILSLPAGGYNNHWTRNLITNADKSKIYITVGSGSNVGENGMENEVRRANILEINPDGTGEKIYASGLRNPVGVDWAPTTNMLWTAVNERDGLGDDLVPDYITSVKPGAFYGWPFSYYGQNEDPRLKGKNPEMVKKAIAPDVALGAHTASLGLAFYKATKFPQKYQGGAFIGQHGSWNRSAISGYKVAFVPFKAGKPTGKPEDFLTGFIADADKAEVYGRPVGVTLTPDGALLVADDVSGVIWKVAAK, from the coding sequence ATGAAAAATAAAATTTTCTACACAGCAATCCTTTCAACTTCGGTTTTTCTGGGGTGCCAATCCAATTCTAATAAGCAACCTCAGGGCGAAGATACTACGGTAACCACCAAAAATGGAGCGTTAGATTTGCCTGCACCTGACACGAATGCAGCTAAGAGCAAGTTTAGCAAGGTAATTGGCTGGCCAGAGGGGAAAACACCAATTGCCCCGGAGGGGTTTGTGGTGACCAAATTTGCGTCCAATATCAAAAGCCCGCGGAATACCTATATTGCACCAAATGGAGATGTACTGGTAGCACTTTCCAATTCTGAAAGAAGCGCAGCAGAATCTGTTGCCAATACGGTTACCGGGAAAGCCAAATCGGAAGTTCCCGGAAAAAGTGCCAATACCATTTTGCTCTACAGGGACGATAATAAAGATGGCAAACCGGAAACTGTAACCACCTTTTTAAATGGCCTGAACCAGCCCTTCGGCATGCTGATTATCGGCAATTCATTTTATGTAGCCAATACCGATGGTTTGTGGCAATATCCTTATAAAACCGGCGACACCAAAATAACCGCAACAGGTAAAAAGATCCTGAGCCTTCCCGCTGGTGGTTATAACAACCACTGGACAAGAAACCTGATCACCAATGCTGATAAAAGCAAGATTTATATAACTGTTGGATCGGGTAGTAATGTTGGCGAAAACGGAATGGAAAACGAAGTGAGAAGAGCCAATATATTAGAAATTAATCCGGATGGAACTGGTGAAAAAATTTATGCCAGTGGCTTACGTAACCCTGTAGGGGTAGATTGGGCACCAACAACCAACATGCTGTGGACAGCTGTTAACGAACGTGATGGCCTTGGCGACGATCTTGTTCCTGATTACATTACCAGCGTTAAACCAGGCGCATTTTATGGATGGCCCTTCTCTTATTACGGACAAAATGAAGATCCAAGATTAAAGGGCAAAAACCCTGAAATGGTTAAAAAAGCCATTGCTCCCGATGTAGCTCTTGGTGCACATACCGCTTCTTTGGGCCTCGCCTTTTATAAAGCCACAAAATTTCCTCAAAAATATCAGGGCGGTGCCTTTATAGGTCAGCATGGATCATGGAACAGGTCTGCAATTTCTGGTTACAAAGTCGCTTTTGTACCATTTAAAGCTGGAAAGCCAACAGGAAAACCTGAAGATTTTTTAACCGGTTTTATTGCTGATGCAGACAAGGCAGAAGTGTATGGTCGTCCGGTTGGTGTTACACTCACACCAGATGGTGCTTTATTGGTAGCCGATGATGTTAGCGGCGTAATTTGGAAGGTAGCAGCAAAATAG
- a CDS encoding TonB-dependent receptor: MINPPALGNNEINVSAITGSYGLFHQTAAIKHQFKNYSFSFSEGYQKSDGYRQNSAMDRKYFQTFQQWNYNNRGSLKAFAFYSDLGYNTPGGLTASQLEQDPKLARPATPTIPGAISQQAAIYNKTIFGGVSNSYQINPNLKHVIALFTAYTDFKNPFITNYEKRYESTLGLRTFLDYTRAKEDFKFNAQIGLESSATKSQIKNFNNNGGEATAMQASDRLKASQDFAYLRLNFDISNKFLIELASSLNFYRYDYESYFPVVIASKQRKFDTQFMPKAAISYLITSDFSARASVSKGYSPPTIAEVRSSDNNINNNLQAELGWNYELGLRYKTKNNRLYANANIFSYHLKDAIVRRLNQNDAEYFINAGGTKQQGIELETTLWIVRNDASFLTGLQWRSNYTFSHFRFEDFVSGTTAFSGNKLTGVPESILVNSLEFNFPKAFYLFVQHNYTSSIPLNDANTVFAKRYHLVESKLGIRNLRINKTHLDLFAGVNNVLNVNYSLGNDLNAANGRYFNPAAGINFYTGLSVKL; this comes from the coding sequence TTGATCAATCCTCCAGCTTTAGGCAATAATGAAATCAATGTTTCTGCTATTACAGGTTCTTATGGCCTCTTTCATCAAACGGCAGCCATTAAACACCAGTTTAAAAATTATAGTTTCAGTTTTAGCGAAGGTTATCAAAAAAGCGATGGTTATCGCCAGAACAGTGCGATGGACAGAAAATATTTTCAGACTTTTCAGCAATGGAATTACAATAATAGAGGCAGTTTAAAAGCTTTTGCATTTTATAGCGATTTAGGTTATAACACACCGGGAGGATTAACCGCTAGTCAATTGGAACAGGATCCTAAACTGGCACGTCCGGCTACTCCAACTATACCTGGGGCTATTTCACAGCAGGCTGCTATTTATAATAAAACCATTTTTGGGGGGGTATCCAATTCTTATCAGATCAATCCGAATTTAAAACATGTTATAGCTTTATTTACCGCCTATACTGATTTCAAAAATCCATTCATTACCAATTATGAAAAACGTTATGAAAGCACATTGGGTTTAAGGACATTTTTGGATTATACACGGGCAAAAGAAGATTTTAAATTTAACGCTCAAATCGGGTTAGAGAGTTCAGCCACCAAAAGCCAGATAAAAAATTTCAATAATAACGGTGGCGAGGCTACCGCAATGCAAGCTTCAGACCGTTTAAAAGCTAGTCAGGATTTTGCCTATTTGAGGTTAAATTTCGATATCAGCAATAAATTCCTGATCGAACTTGCTTCGAGTTTAAATTTTTACAGATACGATTATGAAAGTTATTTCCCAGTCGTTATTGCCTCAAAACAAAGAAAATTTGATACCCAGTTTATGCCAAAGGCTGCAATATCTTACCTCATCACTTCTGATTTTTCGGCAAGGGCTTCGGTAAGTAAGGGTTATTCGCCACCAACCATTGCCGAAGTAAGGTCATCTGATAACAACATCAATAATAACCTGCAGGCAGAACTCGGCTGGAATTATGAACTAGGTCTGCGTTATAAAACCAAAAACAACCGCCTTTATGCCAACGCAAATATATTCAGTTACCATTTAAAGGATGCCATTGTGAGAAGGTTAAATCAAAATGATGCCGAATATTTTATCAATGCGGGTGGAACAAAACAGCAGGGCATCGAACTGGAAACAACCTTATGGATTGTCAGAAATGATGCCTCCTTTTTAACAGGTTTACAATGGAGAAGTAATTATACTTTTAGCCATTTTAGATTTGAAGATTTCGTAAGCGGCACAACTGCTTTTAGCGGCAATAAACTTACCGGCGTTCCGGAGAGTATCCTGGTCAATAGTTTAGAGTTTAACTTTCCTAAAGCATTTTACCTATTTGTACAGCATAACTATACTTCTTCGATCCCCTTAAACGATGCAAATACTGTTTTTGCGAAAAGGTATCACCTTGTTGAAAGCAAACTGGGCATCAGAAATTTAAGAATCAATAAAACCCATTTAGATTTGTTTGCAGGAGTAAATAACGTGCTTAATGTAAATTACAGTTTGGGTAATGACTTAAACGCGGCAAATGGAAGGTATTTTAACCCCGCCGCGGGAATCAATTTCTATACCGGACTTTCTGTAAAATTATAA
- a CDS encoding methylated-DNA--[protein]-cysteine S-methyltransferase: MKAQEEINFNRIAEAISYIKANFKAQPGLEEIAEKVNLSPFHFQRLFSEWAGTTPKRFLQYISIGYAKEMLKENHSLFDTALETGLSGTGRLHDLFVNIEGMTPGEYKNGGENLHINYSFAESPFGNIIVASTPKGICHIAFYDDEKLAFNNLQRQFPAAKYQLILDKEQQNALYIFNHDWSKLHQIKLHLKGTDFQLKVWEALLKIPMGKLSTYGSIAKQLQNPNASRAVGTAIGDNPVAFLIPCHRVIQTSGALGGYHWGVNRKTAIIGWEAAKINQG, translated from the coding sequence ATGAAAGCACAAGAAGAAATCAATTTTAACAGGATAGCTGAAGCGATTAGTTATATTAAAGCTAATTTTAAAGCGCAGCCTGGTTTGGAAGAAATTGCAGAAAAAGTAAATTTAAGTCCTTTTCATTTTCAAAGGTTGTTTAGCGAATGGGCTGGTACCACGCCGAAACGTTTTTTACAGTACATCAGCATTGGTTATGCTAAAGAAATGCTGAAGGAAAATCACAGTTTATTTGATACGGCCTTAGAAACAGGCTTATCAGGCACGGGCAGGTTGCATGATCTCTTTGTAAATATTGAAGGTATGACGCCTGGGGAATATAAAAATGGCGGCGAAAACCTCCATATCAATTACAGTTTTGCGGAAAGTCCGTTTGGAAATATTATTGTAGCCAGTACTCCGAAAGGGATATGCCACATTGCTTTTTATGATGATGAAAAGCTTGCTTTCAACAATCTTCAACGTCAGTTTCCGGCTGCTAAATACCAACTGATACTAGACAAAGAGCAACAAAATGCATTATACATCTTTAATCACGATTGGAGCAAATTACACCAGATTAAACTGCATCTGAAAGGCACAGATTTTCAGTTAAAAGTATGGGAAGCCCTGCTCAAAATCCCGATGGGTAAACTAAGCACTTATGGTAGCATTGCTAAACAACTTCAAAATCCTAATGCATCGAGAGCGGTTGGCACAGCCATTGGCGATAATCCGGTAGCTTTTTTAATTCCTTGTCATAGGGTAATTCAAACCAGTGGGGCTTTAGGTGGGTACCATTGGGGGGTGAACAGAAAAACAGCAATAATTGGATGGGAAGCGGCAAAAATTAATCAAGGATAA
- a CDS encoding n-acetylglutamate synthase yields the protein MINYDNKCFRPVSNTENGETSGETIFKYKQTGNILTSEYAGGKIVCGNLIGIVDENGHIDMRYQQVNDKGELMTGICNSKPEQLANGKIRLHETWRWTSGDQSEGQSIIEEI from the coding sequence ATGATAAACTACGATAACAAGTGCTTCAGGCCGGTTAGTAATACCGAAAATGGAGAGACTTCTGGTGAAACTATCTTTAAATATAAACAAACCGGAAATATCCTGACTTCTGAATATGCCGGAGGTAAGATTGTCTGTGGGAATTTAATCGGAATAGTTGATGAAAATGGCCATATCGATATGCGTTACCAGCAGGTAAACGACAAAGGCGAACTTATGACCGGAATTTGTAACTCGAAGCCAGAACAATTGGCAAATGGTAAAATCAGGCTTCATGAAACATGGAGATGGACTTCAGGAGATCAATCGGAAGGGCAATCGATTATTGAAGAAATATAG
- a CDS encoding response regulator transcription factor → MKWLELRFLIINHAFEIYAGSIAIIFTALGTWLALKLTKPKTILIEKQVFIEQPEKFILNESALTRLNISKRELEVLQLISEGLSNQEIAERLFVSLNTIKTHNARLFEKLEVKRRTQAIEAAKKLSLIA, encoded by the coding sequence TTGAAGTGGTTAGAGCTCCGTTTTCTTATCATCAATCATGCCTTCGAAATTTATGCAGGTTCAATCGCTATAATTTTTACTGCTTTAGGCACTTGGCTGGCCTTAAAATTAACCAAACCCAAAACCATACTGATCGAGAAACAGGTTTTTATTGAGCAGCCTGAAAAGTTCATTCTTAACGAATCAGCACTAACCAGGCTAAATATCAGCAAAAGAGAACTGGAAGTTTTACAATTGATATCGGAAGGATTGAGCAATCAGGAGATAGCAGAGCGCTTGTTTGTTTCATTGAACACTATCAAAACGCATAATGCCAGGCTTTTCGAAAAATTAGAAGTGAAACGCCGAACACAGGCTATAGAAGCTGCCAAAAAACTTAGCCTAATTGCTTGA
- a CDS encoding outer membrane beta-barrel protein, producing the protein MLKLLTLLLFILMGFNLMAQNKTTVKGIVADSSSKAPVEFATVAIVNAKDTSLISYTLTDKNGVFKLSGIPVEKPTKLIISYVGYTTFRRLLDLKKEVIKDFGTVLLSGHNLEEVVIKGERSPVVIKKDTIEFNTEAFKTRPNAVVEELLRKLPGVQVNVDGSILVNGKSISKLLIDGKEFFGNDPKVATKNLDADIVDKIQVYDDRENDPDHLVSETQVAKIINLKMKSKIKKSTLGKIYGGGGSRDRYEAAGILSNFRDTLQISLIGLANNLNKTGFSSQDLYSMGGFDRSGGSQFYDGTFGGRGYGGMENVAAGGFNINNNYGKKLKLNLVYFYTHTERIYNGQNYNEQFLPDTKLVSFSQNNSNNKNDKHAISGLIEWVPDTINRIRYEPKFNFGSDNNLNSNFGNSSNTAFPKLIETAFDSRYNANNTSFSHNFNYYHRLKKKGESLNITHFAQLNNNGGDKFSLYNIVSYTADVKSERQDRYEDSWRKSSTVDLSLTYNYPIIMEKLILEMNAYSKYSSNKDQLSILERNPLTASYDILQVSLSNDLQRNIFTQNIRPQVLYKINKNYSIRLGVKAELNDVKNIFHYGYDDINQKFYNFFPSMRFDGPSLSFSYDERLELPSISQLQPIVREYNSLYKTTGNPDLVPSRVRNLNFNLYKYNHSKQINFNIYSGLNFSNNVVIQQTLLSSAGVNTTTYVNRNGSANGYMGANFGKQLKKSQKWQVGFNTNLNLNLNKRPFILNADEGFENSFYTTLGENISFNYNELLSINARYNFTKQMTRYKDVNFNNVNTYSHTIGSDFSLRWPKKIILDANYSYNYNPQIAEGFPRSSHLLNLALSLQMLKKDRGQLKISVYDLFDQNISVSRYAYNNAVNISDREILKRYFLVTYQYKLNIFKGK; encoded by the coding sequence ATGCTCAAGCTTCTCACCCTGCTCCTGTTTATTTTAATGGGTTTTAACCTGATGGCGCAAAACAAAACCACTGTTAAAGGGATTGTTGCCGATTCGTCATCCAAAGCGCCAGTAGAATTTGCCACTGTTGCCATTGTAAATGCCAAAGATACCAGCTTAATTTCTTATACCCTTACCGATAAAAACGGTGTTTTCAAATTATCGGGTATTCCCGTCGAAAAACCCACCAAACTAATTATATCCTACGTTGGCTATACCACATTCAGGAGGTTACTCGATCTGAAAAAAGAGGTGATCAAAGATTTCGGCACTGTTTTACTATCCGGCCATAACCTCGAAGAAGTAGTGATTAAAGGGGAAAGATCACCTGTTGTGATCAAAAAAGATACGATCGAATTTAATACTGAAGCTTTTAAAACCCGGCCTAATGCCGTTGTAGAAGAATTGCTCCGGAAATTACCCGGTGTACAGGTAAATGTGGATGGCTCTATTCTGGTAAATGGTAAATCGATCAGTAAACTGTTAATCGATGGAAAAGAATTTTTTGGCAACGACCCGAAAGTCGCAACCAAAAACCTCGATGCAGATATAGTTGATAAAATCCAGGTTTATGATGACCGGGAGAACGATCCAGATCACCTGGTGAGCGAAACACAGGTGGCCAAAATCATCAACCTGAAGATGAAAAGCAAAATCAAGAAAAGCACTTTAGGTAAAATTTATGGTGGTGGGGGTAGCAGAGACCGTTATGAAGCAGCTGGTATTCTCAGTAATTTCAGGGATACTTTACAGATCAGTTTGATCGGCCTGGCCAATAACCTTAATAAAACAGGATTTTCTAGTCAGGATTTATATTCTATGGGCGGCTTCGATCGTTCGGGCGGATCGCAGTTTTACGATGGAACATTTGGAGGCAGAGGTTATGGCGGCATGGAAAACGTAGCTGCGGGCGGCTTTAATATCAACAACAATTATGGCAAAAAATTAAAACTCAACCTGGTTTATTTTTATACCCACACCGAGCGGATTTATAATGGTCAAAATTATAACGAGCAGTTTCTGCCCGATACCAAACTTGTATCCTTTTCGCAAAACAACAGCAATAATAAAAATGATAAACATGCCATTAGCGGATTGATTGAATGGGTGCCCGATACCATTAACAGAATCAGATACGAACCTAAATTTAATTTTGGCAGCGACAATAACCTCAACAGTAATTTTGGCAACAGCTCCAACACCGCGTTTCCAAAATTGATAGAAACTGCTTTTGACTCAAGGTATAATGCAAACAATACCAGTTTTTCACACAATTTCAATTATTACCACAGGTTAAAGAAAAAAGGCGAATCATTAAATATTACGCATTTTGCTCAGTTAAACAACAACGGAGGAGATAAATTCTCACTTTATAACATTGTTTCCTATACCGCTGATGTAAAATCAGAGAGGCAGGACCGTTATGAGGATAGCTGGAGAAAATCGAGCACAGTTGATTTATCCCTCACCTATAACTATCCGATCATCATGGAAAAACTGATCTTAGAAATGAATGCTTATTCCAAGTACTCCAGCAATAAAGACCAGCTCAGTATTTTAGAAAGAAACCCACTTACCGCTAGCTACGATATTTTACAGGTAAGCCTGAGTAATGATTTACAGCGCAATATTTTTACACAAAATATCCGCCCCCAGGTACTGTACAAAATAAACAAAAACTATAGTATCAGGCTCGGAGTTAAAGCAGAACTAAATGATGTAAAAAACATCTTCCATTACGGTTATGATGACATTAACCAAAAGTTTTATAATTTCTTCCCAAGTATGCGCTTTGATGGGCCAAGTTTATCTTTCAGCTACGATGAAAGGTTAGAGCTGCCAAGTATTTCTCAGCTGCAGCCTATTGTACGCGAATACAATTCCTTGTATAAAACAACCGGTAATCCAGATCTGGTACCATCAAGGGTTAGGAACTTAAACTTCAATCTCTATAAATATAACCACAGCAAGCAGATCAACTTCAATATCTATTCAGGCTTAAATTTCAGTAATAATGTGGTAATTCAGCAAACGCTACTAAGTAGTGCAGGCGTAAATACCACCACTTATGTAAACCGGAACGGGAGCGCCAACGGATACATGGGGGCAAATTTTGGCAAACAGTTAAAAAAGTCTCAAAAATGGCAGGTTGGTTTTAATACTAATCTAAACCTGAATTTAAACAAAAGGCCATTTATTCTTAATGCGGATGAAGGTTTCGAAAACAGTTTTTACACCACTTTGGGTGAAAATATCAGCTTTAATTATAATGAGTTATTAAGCATCAACGCGAGGTATAATTTTACCAAACAGATGACCAGGTATAAGGATGTAAATTTCAACAATGTAAATACCTACTCGCATACAATCGGATCTGATTTTAGCCTGCGCTGGCCTAAAAAAATAATCCTCGATGCCAATTATTCTTATAATTATAACCCACAGATTGCGGAAGGTTTTCCGAGAAGTTCCCACCTTTTAAACCTGGCTTTATCGCTCCAGATGCTTAAAAAAGACCGTGGACAATTAAAAATCTCCGTGTACGATCTTTTCGATCAGAACATTTCGGTAAGCAGGTATGCCTATAACAATGCTGTTAACATCTCCGATAGAGAAATATTAAAACGATACTTCCTTGTTACCTATCAGTACAAACTGAATATCTTCAAAGGAAAATAA
- a CDS encoding single-stranded DNA-binding protein: MESAINKVVLSGFAGADAEVKTVMNQKLAKVNLAVNESYKNSSGEEIKKVQWFNLTFWNAKADIAEAQIKKGTGLTIEGRLQTNTYDAKDGTKRYSFDIIVSEVTIRENEKQNAV, from the coding sequence ATGGAAAGTGCCATTAACAAAGTAGTATTGAGTGGGTTTGCAGGAGCAGATGCAGAAGTGAAAACAGTTATGAATCAAAAATTAGCGAAGGTTAACCTGGCTGTAAATGAATCTTATAAAAACTCTTCTGGTGAGGAAATCAAAAAGGTACAATGGTTTAATTTAACTTTTTGGAATGCGAAAGCGGACATTGCTGAAGCGCAGATCAAAAAGGGTACTGGCTTGACAATAGAAGGAAGATTGCAGACCAACACTTATGATGCGAAGGATGGAACAAAGCGTTACAGTTTTGATATTATTGTAAGCGAGGTGACCATAAGGGAGAATGAGAAACAGAACGCCGTTTAA